The Oculatellaceae cyanobacterium genome includes the window AACTTAAAAACGAGGTGCTCGCAGCATCAACCGCAGATGATATTGCGCGAATAGCACTCTTGCTTGGTTTTGAATTTTCAGGTGATGAATTATTGAGAATGTCAGGTAAGAAAGTTGGCAGCATTACTGTTAGAAAAACTGATCTTCCTGGAGAGTAC containing:
- a CDS encoding Nif11-like leader peptide family natural product precursor; protein product: MAFEQIEAFLKKMQSEPELKNEVLAASTADDIARIALLLGFEFSGDELLRMSGKKVGSITVRKTDLPGEY